The following proteins come from a genomic window of Pirellula staleyi DSM 6068:
- a CDS encoding ABC transporter substrate-binding protein: MMPSLSRRDFLLAGTALTTATLGGCFGGSEAAAVVYAALDREFSDPILQQFAAASGKSVLPKYDLESTKTVGLVTEIMQQAKHPRCDLFWNNEILHSIRLEKAGLLEPYTPKRAAEFPAQYQAANHTWHGFAARARVLIINKKLIPAKSDYPTSFYQIADDIRWQGKCGFARPIFGTTATQAAVLFATAGESFAKEFFLNAKKNAAMLSGNKQVAEAVGRGDLAWGLTDTDDAWVEHLRGRDIDIVFPDQDENEEGTLLVPNTLCLIKNSPQQAIAKELIDYLLTPEIEDQLAIGESAQFPLHPAAKKKSLVLEKFLAADAPPLKWQQVDFAAAADAWQTAGEFLQRELIDKQ, from the coding sequence ATGATGCCCTCTCTCAGTCGACGCGATTTCCTGCTGGCAGGAACGGCGCTCACCACAGCGACGCTCGGGGGATGTTTTGGCGGTAGCGAGGCAGCAGCCGTGGTATACGCCGCGCTCGATCGGGAGTTCTCTGATCCGATCCTGCAGCAGTTCGCCGCTGCATCGGGAAAAAGCGTACTGCCGAAGTACGATCTTGAATCGACGAAGACGGTCGGCCTTGTGACCGAGATCATGCAGCAGGCCAAGCACCCGCGCTGCGATCTGTTTTGGAACAACGAAATCCTGCACTCGATTCGTCTGGAAAAAGCAGGCTTGCTCGAGCCCTACACTCCGAAGCGCGCCGCTGAGTTTCCAGCCCAGTATCAAGCCGCCAATCATACGTGGCATGGTTTTGCTGCACGAGCGCGCGTGCTGATCATCAATAAAAAACTGATCCCCGCGAAGAGCGACTATCCAACTTCGTTTTATCAAATTGCTGACGATATTCGCTGGCAAGGAAAGTGTGGTTTTGCGCGTCCGATTTTTGGTACGACCGCGACACAAGCTGCTGTTTTGTTCGCAACCGCTGGCGAGTCGTTTGCTAAGGAATTCTTCCTCAATGCCAAGAAGAATGCCGCGATGCTCTCGGGCAACAAGCAAGTGGCAGAAGCGGTCGGCCGTGGCGATCTCGCCTGGGGTCTCACCGATACCGACGATGCGTGGGTCGAGCATCTGCGCGGCCGCGATATCGATATCGTTTTCCCCGATCAAGACGAGAACGAAGAGGGCACACTGCTGGTACCCAACACGCTTTGCTTGATCAAGAACAGCCCGCAGCAAGCGATTGCCAAAGAGTTGATCGACTATCTCCTCACCCCCGAGATCGAGGATCAGCTTGCCATTGGTGAGAGCGCGCAGTTTCCGCTACATCCCGCGGCGAAGAAGAAGTCCCTCGTGCTCGAGAAGTTTCTTGCCGCCGATGCTCCGCCGCTAAAGTGGCAACAGGTCGACTTCGCTGCCGCTGCCGACGCTTGGCAAACCGCCGGCGAATTCTTGCAAAGAGAGCTGATCGATAAGCAGTAA
- the thrS gene encoding threonine--tRNA ligase — protein sequence MLKVVLPDGSSKEFPGSVTPLEVAGSIGARLAKATLAADVDGKVVGVDTKLPESGEVKVRLLTRKDPEALGVMRHSAAHVMARAVMRLHQGVQLAFGPTVEGGFYYDFQLPKPLSEEDFPAIEAEMKKIVAKDEPFERMDVDRSEALAMCEGLAQHYKVEHISTGLAEHPSLSFYRQGEFLDLCRGPHVPSAGAIGAFKLLSLAGAYWKGDSNNAQLQRLYATAFFTQEELDEHLRKIEEAKRRDHRLLGKQLDLFTINPLVGSGLILWLPKGATIRGLLESFVREELIRRGYQTVYTPHIGKVDLYRTSGHFPYYADSMFPPFVTKEEEEYLLKPMNCPHHIMIYKSKPRSYRELPLRLAEFGTVHRYEKSGQLSGMTRVRGFTQDDAHIFCTDEQVPGEFEGCIEMTQFVLKSLGLDNYRVRLGFRDPKSDKYVGSEELWNRAQGALVEVCTRLGIEYTAEEGEAAFYGPKADFVVTDCIGREWQLGTVQLDYNLPSAERFDLEYVGADNKIHRPVMIHRAPLGSMERFIGVLIEHFAGAFPLWLAPEQARVVTVSEKSEAYGREVEEKLRSAGFRVSGDYRSEKLGAKIRDAQLELIPYMFVVGPRDAEQGTVSLRDRLDGDLGALSLADAMQRLSDEVAERKVRKTFSGSAGLEAKAEANEY from the coding sequence ATGCTCAAGGTAGTTCTGCCCGACGGTTCGAGTAAAGAGTTTCCGGGCTCGGTCACCCCCCTCGAAGTTGCTGGTTCGATCGGAGCCCGACTCGCCAAAGCGACGCTGGCAGCCGATGTCGACGGCAAAGTGGTTGGCGTCGACACGAAATTGCCCGAATCGGGCGAAGTGAAAGTTCGGCTCCTCACCCGCAAAGACCCCGAAGCGCTCGGCGTGATGCGGCACTCCGCAGCCCACGTCATGGCGCGGGCGGTGATGCGGCTGCATCAGGGGGTTCAGCTGGCGTTCGGCCCGACGGTCGAAGGTGGCTTCTACTACGATTTCCAGTTGCCCAAACCTCTAAGCGAAGAAGATTTTCCCGCGATCGAAGCGGAGATGAAGAAGATCGTCGCCAAGGACGAGCCGTTCGAGCGGATGGATGTCGATCGGAGCGAAGCGCTGGCGATGTGCGAAGGGTTGGCGCAGCACTACAAGGTCGAGCACATCTCGACCGGTCTGGCCGAGCATCCGTCGCTCTCGTTTTATCGCCAAGGGGAGTTCCTCGATCTTTGCCGAGGACCTCACGTCCCGTCGGCTGGCGCGATCGGCGCATTCAAACTGCTGTCGCTCGCTGGTGCGTACTGGAAAGGTGATTCCAACAACGCTCAGCTACAGCGGCTCTATGCCACCGCCTTCTTCACGCAAGAAGAGCTCGATGAACATCTTCGCAAAATCGAAGAAGCGAAGCGTCGCGATCATCGCCTGCTCGGCAAGCAACTCGACCTGTTTACGATCAATCCGTTGGTGGGCTCGGGGCTGATTCTTTGGCTCCCCAAGGGGGCGACGATTCGTGGCTTGCTCGAATCGTTTGTGCGCGAGGAACTGATTCGCCGCGGCTATCAAACGGTCTACACGCCACACATCGGCAAGGTCGATTTGTATCGCACCAGCGGACACTTTCCGTACTATGCCGACAGCATGTTCCCTCCCTTCGTCACGAAGGAAGAAGAGGAGTACTTGCTCAAGCCGATGAACTGCCCGCATCACATCATGATCTATAAGAGCAAGCCGCGATCGTATCGCGAATTGCCTTTGCGACTCGCTGAGTTCGGCACCGTGCATCGCTACGAAAAATCGGGTCAGCTGTCGGGCATGACGCGCGTGCGCGGCTTCACGCAAGACGATGCGCACATCTTCTGCACCGATGAACAAGTTCCCGGCGAGTTCGAAGGCTGCATCGAGATGACGCAGTTTGTTCTGAAGTCGCTTGGACTCGACAACTACCGCGTGCGACTCGGCTTCCGCGACCCAAAGAGCGATAAGTACGTCGGCAGCGAAGAGCTGTGGAATCGTGCCCAAGGGGCGCTCGTCGAAGTTTGCACGCGGCTGGGAATCGAGTACACCGCCGAAGAAGGGGAAGCTGCTTTCTACGGTCCCAAGGCCGACTTCGTGGTCACCGATTGCATCGGTCGCGAATGGCAACTCGGTACGGTGCAGCTCGACTACAACTTGCCAAGCGCCGAACGGTTCGACCTCGAGTATGTCGGTGCCGATAACAAGATTCATCGTCCGGTGATGATCCACCGCGCTCCGCTCGGTTCGATGGAACGCTTCATCGGCGTGCTGATCGAACACTTTGCGGGCGCGTTTCCACTCTGGCTGGCTCCTGAGCAAGCACGCGTGGTGACCGTGAGCGAGAAGAGCGAGGCCTACGGCCGCGAGGTCGAAGAGAAGCTTCGTTCGGCTGGTTTCCGCGTCAGTGGCGACTATCGTAGCGAAAAGCTAGGTGCCAAGATTCGCGACGCTCAGCTCGAATTGATTCCGTACATGTTCGTCGTTGGCCCGCGCGATGCTGAACAAGGAACGGTGTCACTTCGCGATCGACTCGACGGCGATCTCGGTGCCCTCTCATTGGCTGATGCGATGCAGCGACTCTCCGATGAAGTCGCCGAGCGCAAGGTTCGCAAAACCTTCAGCGGTTCTGCTGGCCTCGAAGCGAAAGCCGAAGCCAACGAGTACTAA